A genomic window from Thunnus maccoyii chromosome 2, fThuMac1.1, whole genome shotgun sequence includes:
- the rfc1 gene encoding replication factor C subunit 1 isoform X1: protein MDIRRFFAPTVVKPAVQKQNGNNKTEEKKNKNPLSSDEEVKKRKKETTKVKSSKTEEKRKDSEKKRKKHAVIESDSEEEKPAPKSKKSPKEKQKTSKAEPPPKKDPVQYVSETDSDSDNFQSLKKASKSKQNGSSKVTKSGAESACRGVKEGVKSPVRPSSTQGKTAVKSPSVPATPKSAPPPQPKRTPTSVLDYFGSTTVQRSEKKLVVSTKRKAPIEDTDDLSDEQIARQLQMDEDMELEKQVHEDEEFARTLAMLDEEPQAKKARKGSGEKRDHTAFQKKSSTDSAAGSMSSPSKTNRGGGMSEDVISPSPKKNPTPVKASSKLAMLKKKDDEKDEGAKSKTPITPTKIKISPKKEPLASVSSDKKFTPKTGTTPTALKTSPKKPESTSTSPNDAEKKKVNSSAYRNFLNREGPRALGSKEIPEGAENCLEGCVFVVTGVLESMERDDAKTLIERYGGKVTGNVSKKTTYLVQGRDSGASKLEKAESLGTKIINEDDLLELIRTKPGKKSKYEIAAEAESKASKTRTPPSRTSRSTPKAQKISPSKGNSRSPHTPSPSKTGLTQGHGARTKHGGTPPGRGSGHTARRELGLSSSTSSSSAPEPSSPSLTGEDASLLWVDKYRPRSLKTVIGQQGDQSCANKLLRWLQNWHKHHSGNASKPAVARFGKFGGAKDDGSGHKAALLSGPPGVGKTTTAALVCEELGFSYVEMNASCTRSKNSLKEVVAESLNNTSIENFYKGTSQTVSSKHVLIMDEVDGMAGNEDRGGIQEMIGLIRNSKIPIICMCNDRNHQKIRSLANYCFDLRFQRPRVEQIKGAMMSIAFKEGIKIPPPALNEIILASNQDVRQVIHNLSMWSAKDKVMTYNQCKSDAASARKDMKLGPFDVCRKVFVSGEETSRMSLIDKSDLFFHDYSLAPLFVQENYVHVRPAAAGGDLKSHLVLLSKTADSICDGDLVDRRIRSGQNWSLLPTQAMYASVIPGELMRGYMSQFPTFPSWLGKYSSTSKHSRIVQDLASHMGLKTLSSRQAVNLDYLYYLRQALLTPLQKQGAEGAGQTVQLLDDYQLVKEDVESIMEISMWGGQPDPYSKLDSKVKAAFTRAYNKEVHLTPYSLQAVKKGRRGGGSGGGELELGGEDMEKESQESEDEGDGLKADAMIKTFSSLQQKKAKATKESKKEDSGKGKGKGKGKGKAKK, encoded by the exons ATG GACATCAGGCGGTTCTTTGCACCGACAGTCGTGAAGCCTGCGGTGCAgaaacaaaatggaaacaacaaaacagaggagaagaaaaataaaaatcctcTTTCTTCAGACGAGGaggtgaaaaagagaaagaaagagaccaCCAAG GTCAAAAGCTCCAAAACGGAGGAGAAGCGAAAGGATAGTGAGAAAAAACGGAAGAAGCATGCAGTGATAGAATCAG ACTCAGAAGAGGAGAAGCCTGCACCAAAGTCAAAGAAATCTCccaaagagaaacagaagacCAGCAAGGCAGAGCCCCCTCCCAAAAAAGATCCTGTGCAGTACGTCTCTGAAACAG ACTCAGACAGTGACAACTTTCAGTCCTTGAAGAAAGCCTCCAAATCCAAGCAGAATGGCTCCTCCAAAGTGACAAAGTCGGGTGCAGAGAGTGCTTGTCGAGGTGTCAAAGAGGGGGTGAAGTCACCTGTCAGGCCCTCTTCTACTCAGGGGAAAACTGCGGTGAAGTCTCCCTCTGTGCCTGCCACGCCGAAGTCAGCCCCGCCTCCTCAGCCCAAACGCACCCCCACCTCAGTGCTCGACTACTTCGGCAGCACAACTGTTCAGCGCTCAGAGAAGAAGCTGGTAGTCAGCACCAAACGGAAGGCG CCAATTGAGGACACAGATGATCTCAGTGATGAGCAAATTGCCCGACAGCTGCAGATGGATGAGGACATGGAG CTGGAAAAGCAGGTGCATGAAGATGAGGAATTTGCCAGAACATTGGCCATGCTGGACGAAGAGCCACAGGCGAAGAAG GCTCGTAAAGGCTCCGGTGAAAAACGAGACCATACCGCATTTCAGAAAAAGAGCAGTACAGACTCTGCTGCTGGCAGCATGAGCAGCCCGTCAAAGACCAACCGGGGGGGCGGGATGTCGGAGGATGTGATTAGTCCGTCTCCTAAGAAGAACCCCACTCCTGTCAAAGCCAGCTCCAAACTGGCTATGTTGAAGAAAAAGGATGACGAGAAAGATGAAGGGGCAAAGAGCAAAACACCCATTACACCCACAAAAATTAAAATCTCCCCGAAAAAGGAGCCGCTCGCTTCAGTGAGCTCGGACAAGAAGTTCACACCCAAGACAGGAACCACACCCACAGCACTTAAAACTTCTCCCAAGAAACCAGAG AGCACAAGCACGAGTCCCAACGacgcagagaagaagaaggtcaACTCTTCAGCTTACAGGAACTTCCTCAACAGAGAGGGACCAAGAGCCCTGGGCTCCAAGGAAATTCCAGAG gGAGCAGAGAACTGTTTGGagggctgtgtgtttgtggtgacgGGGGTCCTGGAGTCAATGGAGAGAGATGACGCCAAAACCCTCATCGAGCGCTACGGAGGCAAAGTGACGGGCAACGTCAGCAAGAAGACCACCTACCTGGTGCAGGGCAGAGACAGCGGAGCATCAAAGCTCGAGAAG GCGGAGAGTTTGGGTACCAAGATCATCAATGAGGATGATCTGTTGGAGCTGATCAGAACCAAACCAGGAAAGAAGTCCAAGTATGAGATCGCTGCAGAGGCTGAG AGCAAAGCTTCAAAGACCAGGACTCCCCCCAGCCGGACCTCAAGGAGCACCCCCAAAGCTCAGAAGATCTCTCCCTCCAAGGGTAACTCCAGGTCCCCTCACACCCCGAGTCCGTCAAAGACCGGCCTCACACAAGGGCACGGTGCCAGGACCAAACATGGTGGCACCCCACCTGGAAGAGGCTCAGGTCACACGGCCCGGAGGGAGCTGGGCCTTTCTTCTTCCACCTCTTCATCTTCAGCCCCTGAACCATCATCCCCATCATTGACCGGGGAGGACGCCAGTCTGCTGTGGGTAGACAAGTACCGCCCACGCTCTCTGAAGACTGTGATCGGCCAGCAGGGGGACCAGAGCTGTGCCAATAAGCTGCTCCGCTGGCTGCAGAACTGGCACAAACACCACAGCGGGAACGCCTCCAAGCCAGCAG TAGCAAGGTTTGGGAAGTTTGGAGGAGCAAAAGACGATGGATCAGGCCACaaagctgctctgctctctggaCCTCCAGGGGTGGGGAAGACCACTACAGCCGCCCTGGTCTGTGAG GAGTTGGGCTTCAGCTACGTGGAGATGAACGCCAGCTGTACTCGCAGCAAAAACAGCCTGAAGGAAGTCGTTGCAGAGTCGCTCAACAACACCAGCATTGAGAACTTCTACAAAG GTACATCTCAGACAGTGAGCAGTAAACATGTCCTGATCATGGATGAGGTTGATGGCATGGCGGGCAATGAGGATCGAGGAGGAATCCAG GAGATGATCGGCCTGATCAGGAATTCCAAGATTCCCATCATCTGTATGTGTAATGATCGTAACCACCAGAAGATCAGGTCACTGGCCAACTACTGCTTTGATCTGCGCTTCCAGAGGCCGCGAGTAGAACAGATTAAG GGAGCCATGATGTCCATCGCTTTCAAGGAGGGAATCAAGATCCCGCCTCCGGCTCTCAATGAAATAATCCTAGCCTCCAATCAGGATGTCCGACAG GTGATCCACAACCTGAGCATGTGGTCGGCCAAAGACAAGGTGATGACATACAACCAGTGCAAGTCTGATGCGGCCAGTGCCCGCAAGGACATGAAACTGGGGCCGTTTGACGTCTGCAGGAAGGTGTTTGTCTCGGGAGAGGAGACTTCCCGCATGAGCCTCATCGACAAGTCCGACCTCTTCTTCCACGACTACTCGCTAGCGCCGCTCTTCGTCCAAGAGAACTACGTGCATGTTAGGCCAGCTGCTGCCGG TGGTGATCTGAAGTCCCACCTGGTGTTGCTCAGCAAGACCGCCGATTCCATCTGCGACGGAGACCTAGTGGACAGACGGATCCGCTCCGGGCAGAACTGGTCACTGCTGCCCAcccag GCCATGTATGCCAGTGTGATACCAGGTGAGCTCATGAGAGGCTACATGAGTCAGTTCCCTACATTTCCCAGCTGGCTTGGCAAATACTCCTCCACCAGTAAACATTCCCGCATCGTCCAGGATCTGGCCTCGCACATGGGTTTAAA GACGTTGAGCAGCAGGCAGGCGGTGAACCTTGATTACCTGTATTACCTGCGGCAGGCGCTGCTGACCCCACTTCAGAAGCAGGGAGCGGAGGGCGCCGGTCAAACTGTGCAGCTGCTGGACGACTACCAGCTCGTCAAGGAGGACGTGGAGAGCATCATGGAGATTAGCATGTGGGGCGGACAGCCTGACCCCTACTCCAAACTGGACTCTAAG GTGAAGGCAGCTTTCACGCGGGCGTACAACAAAGAGGTTCACCTGACGCCGTACTCCCTGCAAGCAGTGAAGAAGGGCCGTCGTGGTGGTGGCAGCGGTGGTGGGGAGTTGGAGCTGGGAGGGGAGGACATGGAAAAAGAATCTCAGGAGTCTGAGGACGAGGGCGACGGCCTCAAAGCCGACGCCATGATCAAA ACTTTCTCCTCCCTGCAGCAGAAGAAGGCCAAAGCCACCAAGGAGTCAAAGAAAGAGGATTCTgggaaggggaaggggaagggCAAGGGGAAAGGCAAGGCTAAGAAATGA
- the rfc1 gene encoding replication factor C subunit 1 isoform X2 has translation MDIRRFFAPTVVKPAVQKQNGNNKTEEKKNKNPLSSDEEVKKRKKETTKVKSSKTEEKRKDSEKKRKKHAVIESDSEEEKPAPKSKKSPKEKQKTSKAEPPPKKDPVQYVSETDSDSDNFQSLKKASKSKQNGSSKVTKSGAESACRGVKEGVKSPVRPSSTQGKTAVKSPSVPATPKSAPPPQPKRTPTSVLDYFGSTTVQRSEKKLVVSTKRKAPIEDTDDLSDEQIARQLQMDEDMELEKQVHEDEEFARTLAMLDEEPQAKKARKGSGEKRDHTAFQKKSSTDSAAGSMSSPSKTNRGGGMSEDVISPSPKKNPTPVKASSKLAMLKKKDDEKDEGAKSKTPITPTKIKISPKKEPLASVSSDKKFTPKTGTTPTALKTSPKKPESTSTSPNDAEKKKVNSSAYRNFLNREGPRALGSKEIPEGAENCLEGCVFVVTGVLESMERDDAKTLIERYGGKVTGNVSKKTTYLVQGRDSGASKLEKAESLGTKIINEDDLLELIRTKPGKKSKYEIAAEAESKASKTRTPPSRTSRSTPKAQKISPSKGNSRSPHTPSPSKTGLTQGHGARTKHGGTPPGRGSGHTARRELGLSSSTSSSSAPEPSSPSLTGEDASLLWVDKYRPRSLKTVIGQQGDQSCANKLLRWLQNWHKHHSGNASKPAVARFGKFGGAKDDGSGHKAALLSGPPGVGKTTTAALVCEELGFSYVEMNASCTRSKNSLKEVVAESLNNTSIENFYKGTSQTVSSKHVLIMDEVDGMAGNEDRGGIQEMIGLIRNSKIPIICMCNDRNHQKIRSLANYCFDLRFQRPRVEQIKGAMMSIAFKEGIKIPPPALNEIILASNQDVRQVIHNLSMWSAKDKVMTYNQCKSDAASARKDMKLGPFDVCRKVFVSGEETSRMSLIDKSDLFFHDYSLAPLFVQENYVHVRPAAAGGDLKSHLVLLSKTADSICDGDLVDRRIRSGQNWSLLPTQAMYASVIPGELMRGYMSQFPTFPSWLGKYSSTSKHSRIVQDLASHMGLKTLSSRQAVNLDYLYYLRQALLTPLQKQGAEGAGQTVQLLDDYQLVKEDVESIMEISMWGGQPDPYSKLDSKVKAAFTRAYNKEVHLTPYSLQAVKKGRRGGGSGGGELELGGEDMEKESQESEDEGDGLKADAMIKQKKAKATKESKKEDSGKGKGKGKGKGKAKK, from the exons ATG GACATCAGGCGGTTCTTTGCACCGACAGTCGTGAAGCCTGCGGTGCAgaaacaaaatggaaacaacaaaacagaggagaagaaaaataaaaatcctcTTTCTTCAGACGAGGaggtgaaaaagagaaagaaagagaccaCCAAG GTCAAAAGCTCCAAAACGGAGGAGAAGCGAAAGGATAGTGAGAAAAAACGGAAGAAGCATGCAGTGATAGAATCAG ACTCAGAAGAGGAGAAGCCTGCACCAAAGTCAAAGAAATCTCccaaagagaaacagaagacCAGCAAGGCAGAGCCCCCTCCCAAAAAAGATCCTGTGCAGTACGTCTCTGAAACAG ACTCAGACAGTGACAACTTTCAGTCCTTGAAGAAAGCCTCCAAATCCAAGCAGAATGGCTCCTCCAAAGTGACAAAGTCGGGTGCAGAGAGTGCTTGTCGAGGTGTCAAAGAGGGGGTGAAGTCACCTGTCAGGCCCTCTTCTACTCAGGGGAAAACTGCGGTGAAGTCTCCCTCTGTGCCTGCCACGCCGAAGTCAGCCCCGCCTCCTCAGCCCAAACGCACCCCCACCTCAGTGCTCGACTACTTCGGCAGCACAACTGTTCAGCGCTCAGAGAAGAAGCTGGTAGTCAGCACCAAACGGAAGGCG CCAATTGAGGACACAGATGATCTCAGTGATGAGCAAATTGCCCGACAGCTGCAGATGGATGAGGACATGGAG CTGGAAAAGCAGGTGCATGAAGATGAGGAATTTGCCAGAACATTGGCCATGCTGGACGAAGAGCCACAGGCGAAGAAG GCTCGTAAAGGCTCCGGTGAAAAACGAGACCATACCGCATTTCAGAAAAAGAGCAGTACAGACTCTGCTGCTGGCAGCATGAGCAGCCCGTCAAAGACCAACCGGGGGGGCGGGATGTCGGAGGATGTGATTAGTCCGTCTCCTAAGAAGAACCCCACTCCTGTCAAAGCCAGCTCCAAACTGGCTATGTTGAAGAAAAAGGATGACGAGAAAGATGAAGGGGCAAAGAGCAAAACACCCATTACACCCACAAAAATTAAAATCTCCCCGAAAAAGGAGCCGCTCGCTTCAGTGAGCTCGGACAAGAAGTTCACACCCAAGACAGGAACCACACCCACAGCACTTAAAACTTCTCCCAAGAAACCAGAG AGCACAAGCACGAGTCCCAACGacgcagagaagaagaaggtcaACTCTTCAGCTTACAGGAACTTCCTCAACAGAGAGGGACCAAGAGCCCTGGGCTCCAAGGAAATTCCAGAG gGAGCAGAGAACTGTTTGGagggctgtgtgtttgtggtgacgGGGGTCCTGGAGTCAATGGAGAGAGATGACGCCAAAACCCTCATCGAGCGCTACGGAGGCAAAGTGACGGGCAACGTCAGCAAGAAGACCACCTACCTGGTGCAGGGCAGAGACAGCGGAGCATCAAAGCTCGAGAAG GCGGAGAGTTTGGGTACCAAGATCATCAATGAGGATGATCTGTTGGAGCTGATCAGAACCAAACCAGGAAAGAAGTCCAAGTATGAGATCGCTGCAGAGGCTGAG AGCAAAGCTTCAAAGACCAGGACTCCCCCCAGCCGGACCTCAAGGAGCACCCCCAAAGCTCAGAAGATCTCTCCCTCCAAGGGTAACTCCAGGTCCCCTCACACCCCGAGTCCGTCAAAGACCGGCCTCACACAAGGGCACGGTGCCAGGACCAAACATGGTGGCACCCCACCTGGAAGAGGCTCAGGTCACACGGCCCGGAGGGAGCTGGGCCTTTCTTCTTCCACCTCTTCATCTTCAGCCCCTGAACCATCATCCCCATCATTGACCGGGGAGGACGCCAGTCTGCTGTGGGTAGACAAGTACCGCCCACGCTCTCTGAAGACTGTGATCGGCCAGCAGGGGGACCAGAGCTGTGCCAATAAGCTGCTCCGCTGGCTGCAGAACTGGCACAAACACCACAGCGGGAACGCCTCCAAGCCAGCAG TAGCAAGGTTTGGGAAGTTTGGAGGAGCAAAAGACGATGGATCAGGCCACaaagctgctctgctctctggaCCTCCAGGGGTGGGGAAGACCACTACAGCCGCCCTGGTCTGTGAG GAGTTGGGCTTCAGCTACGTGGAGATGAACGCCAGCTGTACTCGCAGCAAAAACAGCCTGAAGGAAGTCGTTGCAGAGTCGCTCAACAACACCAGCATTGAGAACTTCTACAAAG GTACATCTCAGACAGTGAGCAGTAAACATGTCCTGATCATGGATGAGGTTGATGGCATGGCGGGCAATGAGGATCGAGGAGGAATCCAG GAGATGATCGGCCTGATCAGGAATTCCAAGATTCCCATCATCTGTATGTGTAATGATCGTAACCACCAGAAGATCAGGTCACTGGCCAACTACTGCTTTGATCTGCGCTTCCAGAGGCCGCGAGTAGAACAGATTAAG GGAGCCATGATGTCCATCGCTTTCAAGGAGGGAATCAAGATCCCGCCTCCGGCTCTCAATGAAATAATCCTAGCCTCCAATCAGGATGTCCGACAG GTGATCCACAACCTGAGCATGTGGTCGGCCAAAGACAAGGTGATGACATACAACCAGTGCAAGTCTGATGCGGCCAGTGCCCGCAAGGACATGAAACTGGGGCCGTTTGACGTCTGCAGGAAGGTGTTTGTCTCGGGAGAGGAGACTTCCCGCATGAGCCTCATCGACAAGTCCGACCTCTTCTTCCACGACTACTCGCTAGCGCCGCTCTTCGTCCAAGAGAACTACGTGCATGTTAGGCCAGCTGCTGCCGG TGGTGATCTGAAGTCCCACCTGGTGTTGCTCAGCAAGACCGCCGATTCCATCTGCGACGGAGACCTAGTGGACAGACGGATCCGCTCCGGGCAGAACTGGTCACTGCTGCCCAcccag GCCATGTATGCCAGTGTGATACCAGGTGAGCTCATGAGAGGCTACATGAGTCAGTTCCCTACATTTCCCAGCTGGCTTGGCAAATACTCCTCCACCAGTAAACATTCCCGCATCGTCCAGGATCTGGCCTCGCACATGGGTTTAAA GACGTTGAGCAGCAGGCAGGCGGTGAACCTTGATTACCTGTATTACCTGCGGCAGGCGCTGCTGACCCCACTTCAGAAGCAGGGAGCGGAGGGCGCCGGTCAAACTGTGCAGCTGCTGGACGACTACCAGCTCGTCAAGGAGGACGTGGAGAGCATCATGGAGATTAGCATGTGGGGCGGACAGCCTGACCCCTACTCCAAACTGGACTCTAAG GTGAAGGCAGCTTTCACGCGGGCGTACAACAAAGAGGTTCACCTGACGCCGTACTCCCTGCAAGCAGTGAAGAAGGGCCGTCGTGGTGGTGGCAGCGGTGGTGGGGAGTTGGAGCTGGGAGGGGAGGACATGGAAAAAGAATCTCAGGAGTCTGAGGACGAGGGCGACGGCCTCAAAGCCGACGCCATGATCAAA CAGAAGAAGGCCAAAGCCACCAAGGAGTCAAAGAAAGAGGATTCTgggaaggggaaggggaagggCAAGGGGAAAGGCAAGGCTAAGAAATGA